Proteins encoded within one genomic window of Bombus pyrosoma isolate SC7728 linkage group LG13, ASM1482585v1, whole genome shotgun sequence:
- the LOC122574027 gene encoding elongation of very long chain fatty acids protein 6-like, translated as MNRKDSPQIIESTYSHVFNFEKNYFYPDSQKWFQNNFQYCYYCCIIYVILIFGGKYYMSSRPKFDLKGPLALWSGLLAVFSIIGFCRTAPEMFSTLRHHGFYHSICIPSHLLQDHVSGFWTWVFVLSKIPEFGDTICIVLRKQPLIFLHFYHHLTVVLYSWFTYAETTAATRWYVVMNYFVHSWMYSYYTLKAMQYKVPKGFAMMITTMQLVQMVIGCVVTIAAYYYRESCGLECYTTRKNFIFGSAIYFSYLILFGKFFFKAYLSDKRKNKVGENVHVNGRKECYKPKTS; from the exons atgaaTAGAAAGGATTCTCCGCAGATCATTGAATCTACCTACTCGCATGTCTTCAACTTCGAAAAAAACTACTTTTATCCAGACTCTCAAAAATGGTTCCAGAATAATTTTCAGTACTGCTACTACTGCTGTATTATTTACGTGATCCTAATTTTTGGCGGGAAGTATTACATGTCGAGTAGGCCCAAGTTCGATTTGAAGGGTCCGCTTGCATTATGGAGTGGATTGCTTGCAGTGTTCTCCATTATCGGATTCTGTAGAACAGCACCAGAAATGTTCTCTACATTGAGACATCATGGGTTTTACCACAGTATTTGCATACCTAG cCACCTTTTGCAAGATCATGTTTCTGGCTTTTGGACATGGGTGTTTGTCCTATCAAAGATCCCAGAATTTGGCGATACGATCTGCATTGTGTTACGAAAGCAACCATtgatatttctacatttttaccATCATTTAACTGTTGTTCTTTACTCTTGGTTCACATATGCGGAGACTACAGCAGCCACAAGGTGGTATGTCGTAATGAACTACTTTGTTCATTCCTGGATGTATTCTTATTATACTTTGAAAGCAATGCAATACAAAGTACCAAAAGGCTTTGCCATGATGATTACTACGATGCAGCTGGTACAAATGGTGATTGGTTGCGTTGTAACTATTGCGGCTTACTATTATCGAGAAAGTTGTGGACTTGAATGCTATACTAcgcgtaaaaattttatatttggttCCGCCATCTACTTCAGTTATTTAATCctatttggaaaattcttcttcaagGCTTATCTTTCCGACAAACGGAAAAACAAAGTCGGAGAGAACGTTCACGTCAATGGAAGAAAAGAGTGTTATAAACCAAAGACTAGCTAA